A stretch of Lathyrus oleraceus cultivar Zhongwan6 chromosome 6, CAAS_Psat_ZW6_1.0, whole genome shotgun sequence DNA encodes these proteins:
- the LOC127094620 gene encoding uncharacterized protein LOC127094620 translates to MSKHQYTSASENTKSTQKVSAPPMGIPDDEILDVAPLSIIPGADIDLNQPISIDASAAACSNQGNTSSIPSGSTPATHSREDKHYTDRVTRDLVTRILNEGDSVKGVSTPLSRMYPSPKVEQHSGKDDDSSRSEKDFVAEGLWSLGKTVYEKGKYVASKTTNASHSEKHDDANDVIDLEGGSSDDQEESLLHHLRPSVATRMKTRKGRSVAKHMSAIKAKKTAGIGPSKPWSKVEVKKRKVRDDSEPEEDVEEDVPDISPMKKTTVRKYPGKVPAVDLDNISFHLEDGVAKWKFVIQRRVAVERELGKDVVDGKEVMDLIKVVGLLKTVVGFSQCYEGLVKEFIVNIPEDISDKNSKELCKVYVRGKCISFSPTVINNFLGRDNEGAGELEVIDNQEYREITARQVNVWPVKKHFPAGKLTVKYAILHKIGAANWVPTNHISTIANTLGRFIFAVGTKVKFDYGRFMFEQLIKHAYTNAVKLPISFPSMICGIILNQHPGILCSNDLPSRRKPALSVHYKLFKGSHVEDIVMTSAMKRLASKVGKIAELKETCKELGEGIRVAIARKQSLEALIASLEQAEGENVEHANVSQEEEAEAHTSSERSANNDETSGNSVSGADEVASSSSTD, encoded by the coding sequence ATGTCAAAACATCAATATACATCTGCTTCTGAAAATACTAAGTCTACTCAAAAGGTTAGTGCTCCTCCCATGGGCATCCCTGATGATGAGATTCTGGATGTTGCTCCACTCTCTATTATTCCCGGTGCGGACATTGATTTGAACCAACCCATCTCCATTGATGCCTCCGCTGCTGCATGCTCCAATCAAGGTAACACCTCTAGTATCCCTTCTGGTTCAACTCCTGCCACTCACTCTAGGGAAGATAAACACTACACTGATCGTGTTACAAGAGACCTAGTCACTAGAATTCTTAATGAAGGTGACTCTGTGAAGGGAGTTTCTACTCCCCTTTCTCGAATGTACCCCTCTCCTAAGGTTGAACAACATAGTGGTAAGGATGACGATTCCTCCAGGTCTGAGAAGGACTTTGTTGCTGAAGGGTTATGGTCTCTAGGGAAAACCGTGTatgaaaaaggaaaatatgtggCATCTAAAACTACCAATGCTTCCCACTCTGAGAAGCATgatgatgcaaatgatgtgatTGATCTAGAGGGTGGTAGCTCTGATGATCAAGAGGAAAGCTTACTTCATCACCTAAGGCCAAGTGTGGCTACACGCATGAAGACTCGCAAAGGAAGATCTGTGGCTAAACATATGTCAGCTATAAAagctaagaagactgctggtaTTGGTCCCTCAAAACCATGGAGCAAGGTTGAAGTaaagaagaggaaggtcagagatGATTCTGAGCCTGAAgaggatgttgaggaagatgtccctgacatctcgCCTATGAAGAAAACCACTGTTAGGAAGTATCCTGGTAAAGTCCCTGCTGTTGATTTGGATAACATCTCCTTCCATCTTGAGGATGGAGTTGCaaagtggaaatttgtgattcaGAGAAGGGTAGCTGTGGAAAGGGAGTTGGGAAAAGATGTTGTTGATGGgaaggaggtcatggacctgataaAAGTTGTTGGGCTATTGAAAACTGTTGTTGGGTTCTCTCAATGCTATGAAGGTTTAGTGAAGGAATTTATTGTTAACATTCCTGAGGACATTTCTGATAAGAATAGCAAGGAATTATGCAAGGTGTATGTGAGGGGTAAGTGTATATCATTTTCTCCTACTGTTATTAATAATTTTCTAGGTAGAGATAATGAGGGTGCTGGAGAACTAGAAGTTATAGACAATCAGGAATATAGGGAGATCACAGCTAGGCAGGTGAACGTTTGGCCTGTTAAAAAGCATTTTCCTGCTGGGAAGTTAACTGTCAAGTATGCTATCTTGCACAAAATAGGAGCTGCTAATTGGGTCCCTACCAATCATATCTCCACCATTGCTAATACCCTTGGAAGGTTTATTTTTGCGGTTGGAACAAAAGTGAaatttgactatggtagatttatgtttgaacaacTCATCAAGCATGCATATACTAATGCAGTTAAGCTGCCAATTTCCTTTCCCTCTATGATCTGTGGAATTATCTTGAATCAACACCCTGGTATTCTGTGCTCTAATGACTtacctagtagaagaaaacctgctcTGTCTGTGCATTATAAACTGTTTAAAGGCAGTCATGTCGaggatattgtcatgacatctgccatgAAAAGGCTAGCCTCAAAAGTTGGAAAAATTGCTGAGCTTAAGGAGACTTGCAAAGAGTTAGgtgaagggataagggtagcCATAGCTAGAAAACAATCATTGGAAGCcttgattgcaagcttggagcagGCTGAAGGTGAAAATGTTGAACATGCTAATGTCAGCCAAGAAGAAGAAgctgaagcccacacctctagtgagaggtctgctAACAATGATGAGACAAGTGGCAATTCTGTTTCTGGTGCTGATGAAGTTGCAAGCTCAAGCTCTACTGATTAG